The DNA sequence TGTTGGCTGAATGATCTCAAAATTTATAGagaattttattgaatatgcAACTTGCTTTTCTTGGTTGGGTTGGGAATTTTCATCTACAGAGAATGgaattcctttatttttctttcaatatttttatttaatttacaacGTGCAATTTTTGGTAACGAATATAGTTCAGTTTTCTAAAAGCATTTATCTGTCTCAGATTGGTGAGATCATTAGCAGATTTGAGAAGAAGGGGTTCTATCTGAAAGGTAATATCTTGTAACCAATTCATCCTATAATATGAGCTGAGAGTTTGGGGTTGGCTGTACCATCTTATAATATGAGCGGTGATAATTTAATGTCAGCCGGATTTTTAATTCTGTATTCGACTCTGAAATGGCAGTTATGCCATCCGTGGCGTACTCTTTGAAAGTCAATCTAAAATACTCATGTTTTGGCTGCATCAAAATTATGCTTTTGGCATAATTTGATTCGTAaggttcaaattttaaaatttattttccaaatcaaattatgctatGTGAATGGAATGTGGTGTGGAGGTCTTAAAACTGagttattcattttaaaatcctCTATATTCTTTCCTAGAAGCAGGGGAATGAATAACTAAAGGAAGCATGAAAACTTTTCTGAACTAGATGTGCAGACTCGAAGTCGTGACTGGCAAAAAGAATATTTTGATGGAATTTTccttagttgttttaaaaaaatgacctTCTATAGTCTATGTTTAACTTatcgaaaataaataaatttttgctTATCTTTTCTGAGTTTGATTGAAAAATACTATGGCCTCAACAGAGTATGGCTTAAAGCTAGCTGTTGAATATTGGAactccttttttcttctctagtTGAGTACCTGTGACTTGTTTAGGTTTGAAGCTCATCACTGTGGACCGTGCATTTGCTGAGAAGCATTATGCGGATCTGTCTGCAAAGCCCTTTTTCAGTGGTTTGGTTGACTACATTATTTCTGGTGCTGTTGTTGCTATGGTTTGGGAGGGTAAGAATGTCGTGACAACTGGGCGAAAGATTATTGGAGCCACAAACCCCTCGGACTCTGCCCCTGGAACAATTCGTGGTGATTTTGCAGTTGAAATTGGCAGGTAATTTTATCTGCCATTATACCAATTGACATTGTAAAATACCAGGGTTTGGCCATCTTGCAGAAGTTGGAAATCTTGGAACTATCATTCACATGTTATTTTCTTGTGAGTTACAGTCATCTCATTTAGGCATTAATTGCCTTTATATTGTTATCTATGTTTATTATGTACTTGGTTTGGCTCTGGTGTCAACAGATTTTTTCAACTCTGGTTGTTTGCCTAAAGAAATGAACCAGCAAGTACCCTTTTCACTTATTGGTCACAGCACGCTATGCCTAGTTTTCCTATTTCTTTTGAATATCTTTCGAATGAATTGTTTTCAACCATGAAACCGATATGCTGCATAGATGAATGATACTCGGGGATTTGTAAATATCTGATGTTGAAGCTACTTTGTTTGCAGGAATGTTATTCACGGAAGCGATTCGGTTGAAAGTGCGAGGAAAGAAATTGCTCTGTGGTTTCCCGAAGGCCCCGCAAACTGGGGGAGTAGCCTTCACCCTTGGATCTATGAGTAAATGCTTGATTCAGTGATTGAGCTGCTGCTTGATGCCCAACATCCTTTTTCATTTATTGCTAGACTATTTGGAGAAGCTAGTTATGAAGTTTTGGCCTCGTCTGGTCATATACCTATTTCCTTAGAACATTAGACTTGCTGCTTGTCATTTAATGTAAcgatatttattaaatatgaagTTGGATGTGGGTTTGCGCGGATGGATGGATTTAACCCATTGGATGATAACACGACTTGCGAGAAATGTGGACAGGCTGTACGGATGGCACTGATGTGTTTATCATATTGAGCTTTCTTCCGAGCCACCTGAATTCTCATCCATTTACCATTGCAGACGACGATTTAGAAGACAATCTCACTGAGAATAGTACATATTTCTCAGGCAGAGAACAGGGGACTCTTGAATATCTTACACTGGCTGAGAGCATCCTAACCATAATTTAGATGCCCAAAAACAATACATGTAAAATGAGGTTTCTTTGCATTTTGGTGCCCAAGATGGGACACCACCATTTATTCAAAACGAAATCCCACATTGGTGCCCAAACGTTTTgaaattacaaaaatgttttAGAGAAGTCAACTGTGGAGCGGCATTTAAACTTGCTGCTTGAAATCAGTTTTTCGTACTTTCTCGGCCTTACAAACTCTGGAAAGTGGAAACCCACCCTTTGCGGAACCAAATGGTACCATGCTGTGGTGAAGAAATCAAGCAGTATTTGAAACGAGAAGCAACATATCATATACAACAACATACCATTTACCTAAAAATGAGTGTCTCCAACAATGCGATAAATCTTGCCGTCACAAGAACAAGCGTCTCCACCGAATGTTGTTGTTAAATGCCATTATGTTAAATCTGCGAACTGTAAAACTATTGGGAAAGAAGGCCGTATGATGGCAACTGTTCCAAGCTTGTTATGTCTTCAAGCAATAGCTCTTGTTCCAGCTGACGACGTGTCGATTTCATCACCGCCTGTAAGGAACACATTAAATTATCACCGCCTGTAAGGCATTAATTGCCTTTATATTGAGTGAAAACtatttttcctttatatatatatatatataaagttacgATAACACAACTTATCATGAAAAATTACACGcaataaaagaatataatcATAAAAGCAGTCAGGTGAATAGCCTCTGCTGCAATATAAACATAGCATCTATGCATCCAGAGTACCACTACTCCAGAAAGGTTTATTCCAGCTATTATTAAGCAATAGGCTTTACTTTCATGAGGCTCTACTTTAGTCTGTTAGTCCATGATACTGCCTATCTACAAAGTACTCAGGTAACTGAGACGTTCTCTTCATAGACCTTTCCTATATCTACAAGGATATTTTTTGGCTGGAGAGAACATACATTGAAATCCATATATGATGCTCGCATAGAAAGCCACTGATGATCCATCAGCTTGAACGTGATGCAATAGAGCAGATCAAATGCCGATTCACTTTCTGCCAGGCAAAagcattaagatttttttttaacattagtACTTCAAATAGCTAACAGTAAGGTATAATTAAATGGAAAAAGCTGATTAAGTACAGAATATTGAGCATTCATAtcagaaatgattttttaatgtGGTGGATCAGCAAATCCTACAAATTTTGCATTCAGAAAAGAATGATGAACTAGGTGAAAGTAGAGCTTCTTCCCATATAAGCTCTACACCAACTTCCATAAACGACAATGTAGAATAAGCAGTACACACTAAGAACCAAGAAATATTACCTGCAAGAAACTTCAAAAATGTTGCTCCCACCAGTGTCCGCGGTTTGACTGTAGAGTTGATGCACACAATCAACTGATGAAAAGCATTAAATTCCTATTTAAATTACTTGATTGAAAGACAAAAAACCCATAGGTGCACCTCTCAAATTTGACATTTTTACCCACCACCATACTTTAGGACACAATCATTTCAGAAGTTTACAAAGATACATCGACAGAGATCtctatcaaatataaaatattaaaatccatAACATCGTAGAAGTACCAAGAATTCTATTTCAGTGCCCCTCCTgcccaaacaaaacaaaaaagcagATAATTGCTCACAACACGAATTgaacaagataaaatatattaacctGCTTCCAGATCAAGCATCTGAATAAGCATGAATGTGATGTTCACACCAGCTACAGCAAATGGGTATTCCCACACTGACCGATCACCTTCCTGCTTTTGGAGAAGATCCTGGAAGGTTTTCTAGATTTAAAGGTTCAGTAAGCTTCAAGAGCAAAAATAATCAAGAGCTGCATATAAGGCCGTACTTAAACTTGCTTGACTCTAAAAATTAATCTAGTTGGGAGAGTGCCACAACTCcagaaataaaaacaagttgatGAGGCACACAGAATAGCCGGTGATATGCATCCAGTACCACACAAGATATAAAACTTCCCACACCCTGTTGTCAGcatgaaaaacttgaaaagaCACTTCAGTAAAATAACCCACAACACTTCCAATGTCCAAAATTTATGAACTATTTCATACTACCAGACTCTAATGGAATGCAAGGCAGTGGTGTACTTGAGGTATATGTATGAAATAACCTAATATCATTTGCTCAGGTTACTTATGTCAAGCAGAACTTCAGTCCAGAGCATAAGGaggctaaaaaatatataaattaacagGATCATTGTTTATCTTGGGGAAGGAAATGTAATTGCCCTCCAAAATACTTCATCATTCAACAGAAACGATAATGTGAAAAATCACAAGGCAAGTGGGTTTACCAAGGTTTCTAAATTTGCTggggggaaaaagaaaacatatttcataGCCAACAAAGAAGCAACTACTAAATTCCAGTGGTTTCTGTTGCCCTTTTGCATGTTTTAATCGTCTAGCTTTCTTCCCTTTCCTTTGAGctcttttattcaaaattagcagtcttttagttttcaaaacgtgtctttcaaagagaaaaataaacatgAGAAAGGTTATTGAGATGTGACTGACTTCATTATTGGATGATATTGCAAAAACAAATGGATTCACAAAGATGAGTTACtcagctttttttcttttctttctttctttctttcttccttttcttttcttttctttttttttttttttttttgcagtagAGGGTATAAAAtgaatctaaaaattttataaatctttaaaacattttatagtaaaaaatattttaaaaattatatatgctattttttttagttaataagatattttatttcaagtaaatagtcatagcccaagtacacaggatgtatacaagtGAGTACACCTAAATACATGCTAAAGTAAAACAgaactatatattttaaattaaatatcttaaattattcTTGCACATCACACCGAATTTGTAACTAGTATAAGAAAAAAGCATCTAGCCAATTTTGCCATATTTAGAGGAAATGTTATGCAattaatttaacaagaaaaaacaaGTGGCATTAGTTCTCCCATTCACTGCAATGTAGAAGGAAGCTCATCTCTTATAGAATTCAAAAGTGCTCCATTTTGtatcatcaaatttcttcaaaattgttGGTAACAAAAGCATTGCCATATATCAAAACATCTATTTGAAAACATTAGAAATAGTTATGGAAAAGAAGCAGGAGAGGTATAGAGAACAATATAAGAAACAGGCTATACCGGAAAATTCTTGGCAAAGAACAACAGATTCTCCAATGATATGAAACCACCACCTCTACCAGacaaaaatcaaaattcaattaattagaggagaaaaaggaaaaccaaaattaaaacaagGGTTAAATACACTTTTAATCCCAAAACTATCAAGGGTTTTACACTTTGCAAACTAAACTTCCAAAACTGACACATTATACCCTCAAAAGGCTAGGAACTGGCAAGTAGCACCCTTCATCCAATTCTAACTGCTAAGCTCACAAGAAATAAGCTCTGACATAATATTGAATGTCACATCAAATCTCAATAAAGGGCACAGTTTGACATTTGATGGTAGTTGAGCAGGTACAAAGTATAAAACACCTTGTAGTTTATGTGcataaaaatttgtatttaatcCTAAAAGCAATAGGAAACAGATAATATCTACCTAAAATCTGTTGATGGATCCTTGCCCTGCCAACCCATATCTTTCCACTGCTCAGATATAAGACCACGGAGTTCTACTTCAGGAAAGGCAGCATTCCATAAAGCCCTTAAAGCTTCCTGAAATAAAGAGAAGGCATATAAACATTAGAGCATtcacaattcaatatttttctaCTGGATTTTATGGATGATCCATGTGTGTTTAACAAATCTTTGTCTAAATGTACAGATATTCCAAGTATATTTAACAAACTACTGAACCataaggatagaaaatgtcggAATTCATGCAAATTACACACCCACATAATCTATCAATTAACCCGAAAACCAAATCTACTTCCAAGAATTTAAACATGATAGCAGCCAAAGGGGTACCTGGTGCTCAGGGATTGAACAATCATAGGAAACATCTAAACGACTCTGCAGCCTCTGCAAGCGTTCCTCCTGACAACACCAAAGTCGAACTGATACAAATCACAATAAATCATAGAGAGTAGTTTGAAAGACAAGTTCAAAACTTAAACGATTCACAAGCAATGATGATAGAGGAATAAGATGACAAAACTgtcattaaaaacaaaaaaaggaagcaCCATGACTTTGCTGAGCTAAGGTAGATGTTCATCAAATATAAGAAACCACAACAAAGTTAAAGGTATATAAAAAGTTCATGCCAATTTCAAACAGTGCCAAATGTGAAAAAAATGCCCCACCAGAATAGGTGGACAGTTTCTGTAACATACGAGCCTAGAATAGGACTTAAGATTAATTTAgttagtatttatttatttatctatttatatataattattattttattattttatttctttttattatttacttctattttatcgggttcttattatttttcaaatgggATAGTAGACCAGATTAAATAGAGTTTTTAGCTCATAAGGTAGTTTTCTCTTATCTTGGTTCCTCTGTTGTCATCGGATGAGtttcaatttaaaaagattcCTAGATTAGAACCAACACTCAAACCAGACCTAACCTAATCTCTTGAAGACCAGGTAAAAAACTCCTTCCCTCATCTATAAAATCCCACGATACACTCAGATTCACcacac is a window from the Carya illinoinensis cultivar Pawnee chromosome 14, C.illinoinensisPawnee_v1, whole genome shotgun sequence genome containing:
- the LOC122294079 gene encoding ELMO domain-containing protein A-like isoform X1, whose product is MDDRGGSFVAVRRISQGLERGNTCHSTSAEVVAGSAAWLGRGLSCVCAQRRESDARPSFDLTPGQEERLQRLQSRLDVSYDCSIPEHQEALRALWNAAFPEVELRGLISEQWKDMGWQGKDPSTDFRGGGFISLENLLFFAKNFPKTFQDLLQKQEGDRSVWEYPFAVAGVNITFMLIQMLDLEAVKPRTLVGATFLKFLAESESAFDLLYCITFKLMDHQWLSMRASYMDFNAVMKSTRRQLEQELLLEDITSLEQLPSYGLLSQ
- the LOC122294082 gene encoding nucleoside diphosphate kinase B, producing the protein MEQTFIMIKPDGVQRGLIGEIISRFEKKGFYLKGLKLITVDRAFAEKHYADLSAKPFFSGLVDYIISGAVVAMVWEGKNVVTTGRKIIGATNPSDSAPGTIRGDFAVEIGRNVIHGSDSVESARKEIALWFPEGPANWGSSLHPWIYE
- the LOC122294079 gene encoding ELMO domain-containing protein A-like isoform X2, with amino-acid sequence MDDRGGSFVAVRRISQGLERGNTCHSTSAEVVAGSAAWLGRGLSCVCAQRRESDARPSFDLTPGQEERLQRLQSRLDVSYDCSIPEHQEALRALWNAAFPEVELRGLISEQWKDMGWQGKDPSTDFRGGGFISLENLLFFAKNFPDLLQKQEGDRSVWEYPFAVAGVNITFMLIQMLDLEAVKPRTLVGATFLKFLAESESAFDLLYCITFKLMDHQWLSMRASYMDFNAVMKSTRRQLEQELLLEDITSLEQLPSYGLLSQ
- the LOC122294079 gene encoding ELMO domain-containing protein A-like isoform X3 — its product is MSSAILVCCAEVVAGSAAWLGRGLSCVCAQRRESDARPSFDLTPGQEERLQRLQSRLDVSYDCSIPEHQEALRALWNAAFPEVELRGLISEQWKDMGWQGKDPSTDFRGGGFISLENLLFFAKNFPKTFQDLLQKQEGDRSVWEYPFAVAGVNITFMLIQMLDLEAVKPRTLVGATFLKFLAESESAFDLLYCITFKLMDHQWLSMRASYMDFNAVMKSTRRQLEQELLLEDITSLEQLPSYGLLSQ